The Thermodesulfobacteriota bacterium sequence TGGAGCACGATATTTCCGCCTTTGTCTATTGTGACTCGGTTATCAGGATCGGGAAGGTCTTCCGATGTAAGCCAGAAATCGAGTGAGTGGGTAGCCATGTAGTTAAGGGTCCATTTTGGGGTTAGGGCAGGTGCTCCGGCTTTAAGTGTTTCAGCATCAAGTTTGCCAACAAAAGAGATATGTCCCATCGGATATTCCCATTCCTTGGAACCGAAATAGAAATCGTTCACTGAGAGGGTCTTCTGAAATACTGTCGGATTCGGACACTTTGATATGGCCATCAATACTGAATTTACGTGGCCCATATAATGCCTTCCGACAACATCGGAGCTGTTAGCCAGACCATTGGGATGCTTGTCATTTGCCGACCGCAGTAGTAATGCGGCAGAGTTGATAGCCCCACATGATACCACTACTATATCTCCCGAGTAACCTACTGTTGATCCGTTACGTTTAACATGAACCTTGGATATGTCCCGTCCAGTGGGACCAGTCTCTAGAATTGTGACAAAGGAATTTGTCAACAGCGTTACATTGGAATTATGAAGAGCAGGTTCCACACAGCACACATGGGCATCGGACTTCGCATAAACAAGGCATGGAAATCCATCACAGGTATTGCAGCGAATGCAGCGGCTGGTGTGAGGATTTTGTTCATCCAGCATGACGCCGAGCGGGGTATGAAATGGATTGAGGCCGTGGCTTGAAAAGTCGTCACTGAGCTGCTGTATGCGTGGCTCATGGCTTACAGGCGGGTTCGGAAAAGGTGTTTCAGAATGGGGCTCAGTGGGATCTTCACCACGCTTGCCATGCACATGATAGATCTGTTCAGCTTTAGTATAATAGGGCTCCAGGTCTTCGTAACTAATGGCCCAAGCTGGGGAGATACCGCCATGGTGGTTTAACTCGCCGAAATCTTCTTTGCGCAGGCGAAAGAGTGCAGCACCGTAGAACTTCGTGTTTCCTCCTACATAGTAGTTTGTGTGGGGGTGCAGTTCTTTACCATCCTTATCTCGCCATATCTCTTTGGTATTATATTTTCCCTCCACATTGACGGCGAGCGCGTTCCAGTTGTCTTTCTCTCTTGGCACATAGTCGCCGCGTTCCAGGAGCAAAATCTTCTTTCCTGAAGGGGCCAAATGATGTGCTAGAGTACCACCGCCCGCTCCGGATCCGATGATGATCACATCATATTGATTTTCTGTGTTCATTATCTAAGCTCCTTAACCCGCACTCGGTTTTAATGGAGCCGTGCCAAAGTTTACGCCAAACCTACGACACCAGATTGTTACGGCTTTGTATTTATTGTAGTCAATATCAGATGGGAGATCATAGTTCTGGTCGCCGACATTTCCTTTGAGTGCCGCTAAATGAATAAATCCAGCGTTTTTGAC is a genomic window containing:
- a CDS encoding GMC family oxidoreductase encodes the protein MNTENQYDVIIIGSGAGGGTLAHHLAPSGKKILLLERGDYVPREKDNWNALAVNVEGKYNTKEIWRDKDGKELHPHTNYYVGGNTKFYGAALFRLRKEDFGELNHHGGISPAWAISYEDLEPYYTKAEQIYHVHGKRGEDPTEPHSETPFPNPPVSHEPRIQQLSDDFSSHGLNPFHTPLGVMLDEQNPHTSRCIRCNTCDGFPCLVYAKSDAHVCCVEPALHNSNVTLLTNSFVTILETGPTGRDISKVHVKRNGSTVGYSGDIVVVSCGAINSAALLLRSANDKHPNGLANSSDVVGRHYMGHVNSVLMAISKCPNPTVFQKTLSVNDFYFGSKEWEYPMGHISFVGKLDAETLKAGAPALTPKWTLNYMATHSLDFWLTSEDLPDPDNRVTIDKGGNIVLQYKPNNEEGHKQLTDKLKSLMNQQSKCPVHGHECHQGLFARNLFIGQRIPLAGVAHQNGTIRFGNDPKTSALDINCKAHDIDNLYVVDASFFPSCGAVNPGLTIMANALRVGDHILDRLG